From the genome of Azospirillum brasilense, one region includes:
- the rnhA gene encoding ribonuclease HI, with protein MTDAANNGDGAPKIVDIFTDGACSGNPGPGGWGAILRYNGVEKELYGGEAATTNNRMELMAAIQALEALKRPMEVRLYTDSEYVKNGITQWIHGWKARGWKTADKKPVKNEDLWRRLDEAKRQHRIEFHWVRGHAGHPENERADALARQGVADVRQAARG; from the coding sequence ATGACGGACGCAGCGAACAACGGCGACGGCGCCCCGAAGATCGTCGACATCTTCACCGACGGTGCGTGCAGCGGCAACCCCGGCCCCGGCGGCTGGGGCGCCATCCTGCGCTACAACGGGGTGGAGAAGGAGCTGTACGGCGGCGAGGCGGCCACCACCAACAACCGCATGGAGCTGATGGCCGCCATCCAGGCGCTGGAAGCCCTGAAGCGGCCCATGGAGGTGCGGCTCTACACCGACAGCGAGTATGTGAAGAACGGCATCACCCAGTGGATTCACGGCTGGAAGGCCCGTGGCTGGAAGACCGCCGACAAGAAGCCGGTGAAGAACGAGGATCTGTGGCGGCGCCTCGACGAGGCGAAGCGGCAGCACCGGATCGAGTTCCACTGGGTCCGCGGCCACGCCGGCCATCCGGAGAACGAGCGGGCCGACGCGTTGGCCCGCCAGGGCGTCGCCGACGTCCGGCAGGCCGCGCGGGGCTGA
- a CDS encoding homoserine kinase — MAVYTEVTDDELNAFIAQYDLGAVLSCKGIAEGVENSNFLLVTERGPYILTLYEKRTRREDLPFFLGLMEHLADKGIACPLPVQGTDGQALRELSGRPAVIVTFLAGMWPRRITPHHCAELGTALARLHLAVADFRMERPNALSLDGWKDLAGKCAPRADEVARDLRTTLEAELAALEANWPVGLPSGVIHADLFPDNVFFRGDGLSGLIDFYFACNDFLAYDIAICMNAWCFEVDGSFNATKARMLLTSYQKVRPLSPAELAALPWLCRGSALRFLLTRLYDWLNHPPGAFVRPKDPLEYLRKLRFHQTVRGLGDYALDDGGSYQV; from the coding sequence ATGGCCGTATACACCGAAGTCACCGACGACGAGCTCAACGCTTTCATCGCCCAGTACGATCTGGGCGCCGTTCTGTCCTGCAAGGGCATCGCGGAGGGGGTGGAGAATTCCAACTTCCTCCTGGTGACGGAGCGCGGCCCCTACATCCTGACGCTCTACGAGAAGCGCACCCGGCGGGAGGATCTGCCCTTCTTCCTGGGGCTGATGGAGCATCTCGCCGACAAGGGCATCGCCTGCCCGCTGCCGGTCCAGGGGACGGACGGGCAGGCCCTGCGCGAGCTTTCCGGGCGTCCGGCGGTGATCGTCACCTTCCTGGCCGGCATGTGGCCGCGCCGCATCACGCCGCACCACTGCGCGGAGCTGGGGACGGCGCTGGCCCGCCTGCATCTGGCCGTGGCCGACTTCCGGATGGAGCGCCCCAACGCCCTGTCGCTGGACGGCTGGAAGGATCTCGCTGGAAAATGCGCGCCGCGCGCCGACGAGGTGGCCCGCGACCTGCGCACGACGCTGGAGGCGGAGCTTGCGGCGCTGGAGGCCAACTGGCCCGTCGGCCTGCCGTCCGGGGTCATCCACGCCGACCTGTTCCCCGACAACGTGTTCTTCCGCGGCGATGGGCTGTCCGGCCTGATCGACTTCTACTTCGCCTGCAACGACTTCCTGGCCTACGACATCGCGATCTGCATGAACGCCTGGTGCTTCGAGGTTGACGGGTCGTTCAACGCCACCAAGGCGCGGATGCTGCTGACCAGCTATCAGAAGGTCCGCCCTCTGTCGCCGGCGGAGTTGGCCGCCCTGCCCTGGCTGTGCCGCGGCAGCGCCCTGCGCTTCCTGCTGACGCGCCTCTACGACTGGCTGAACCATCCGCCGGGGGCCTTCGTGCGCCCGAAGGACCCGCTGGAATATCTGCGCAAGCTGCGCTTCCACCAGACCGTCCGCGGGCTCGGCGACTACGCGCTCGACGACGGCGGCAGCTATCAGGTCTGA
- a CDS encoding Uma2 family endonuclease, whose product MGAPAIQKMDIDEFLAWADRQEPDTRYELVGGQPRAMNACSQAHSQIAANVVYEVRRRLRPPCRVLSEAAIEREDCTDRFYEADVAVTCSPHQPGQRSTPNPVLVVEILSDSTASHDRGTEVPDYMQIPSVQEVLLVDSRAVRAQLWRRDGRRWIVEDFTDDATLPLASIGAELPLAALYDGIAL is encoded by the coding sequence ATGGGCGCCCCGGCCATCCAGAAGATGGACATCGACGAGTTCCTCGCCTGGGCCGACCGGCAGGAGCCGGACACGCGCTACGAGTTGGTCGGCGGGCAGCCGCGGGCGATGAACGCGTGCTCCCAGGCACACAGCCAGATCGCCGCGAACGTCGTTTACGAGGTTCGGCGGCGGTTGCGCCCGCCCTGCCGCGTTCTGTCGGAAGCCGCCATCGAACGCGAAGACTGCACCGACCGCTTCTATGAGGCCGATGTCGCCGTCACTTGCTCGCCCCACCAGCCCGGCCAGCGTTCGACCCCGAATCCGGTGCTGGTGGTCGAGATCCTGTCGGACAGCACGGCCAGCCACGACCGCGGCACCGAAGTGCCCGACTATATGCAGATCCCCTCGGTGCAGGAGGTGCTTCTGGTGGATAGCCGCGCCGTCCGGGCGCAGCTCTGGCGCCGCGACGGGCGGCGCTGGATCGTCGAGGATTTCACCGACGACGCCACGCTGCCGCTGGCCTCCATCGGGGCGGAGCTTCCGCTGGCGGCGCTTTACGACGGCATCGCCCTGTGA
- the ispH gene encoding 4-hydroxy-3-methylbut-2-enyl diphosphate reductase has protein sequence MTQTPLTILLAAPRGFCAGVDRAIQIVEVALERFGAPVYVRHEIVHNRFVVQSLEAKGAIFVDELDQVPDGVPVVFSAHGVPKSVPAAAEQRGLFYLDATCPLVSKVHREAERHFNEGRQIVLIGHAGHPEVIGTMGQLPEGAVVLVETVEDVATVQVDDPENLAYATQTTLSVDETASIVAALQARFPSIGGPKKEDICYATTNRQQAVKAIAPKVDALLVLGAPNSSNSKRLVEVAKIHGCQRAQLVQRAADIDWSALDGVATLGITAGASAPEVLVEEVMEAARARYAVTVEELRTAFEDITFKLPKQLLDGGAPSRPVPADA, from the coding sequence ATGACCCAGACGCCCCTGACCATCCTGCTCGCGGCCCCCCGTGGCTTCTGCGCCGGCGTGGACCGCGCGATCCAGATCGTGGAGGTGGCGCTGGAGCGGTTCGGCGCCCCCGTTTATGTCCGGCACGAGATCGTCCACAACCGATTCGTGGTGCAGAGCCTGGAGGCCAAGGGCGCCATCTTCGTGGACGAGCTGGATCAGGTGCCCGACGGCGTGCCCGTGGTCTTCTCAGCCCACGGCGTGCCGAAGTCGGTCCCGGCGGCGGCGGAGCAGCGCGGCCTGTTCTACCTCGACGCCACCTGCCCGCTGGTCAGCAAGGTGCACCGCGAGGCCGAGCGCCACTTCAACGAGGGGCGCCAGATCGTGCTGATCGGCCACGCCGGCCATCCGGAGGTGATCGGCACCATGGGCCAGCTGCCCGAAGGCGCCGTGGTGCTGGTGGAGACGGTGGAAGACGTGGCAACGGTCCAGGTGGACGATCCAGAGAACCTCGCCTACGCCACCCAGACCACCCTGTCGGTGGACGAGACGGCGAGCATCGTCGCCGCCCTCCAGGCCCGCTTCCCGTCGATCGGCGGGCCGAAGAAGGAGGACATCTGCTACGCCACCACCAACCGCCAGCAGGCGGTGAAGGCCATCGCGCCGAAGGTGGACGCCCTGCTGGTGCTGGGCGCGCCGAACTCCTCCAACTCCAAGCGGCTGGTCGAGGTGGCGAAGATCCACGGCTGCCAGCGCGCCCAACTCGTCCAACGCGCGGCGGACATCGACTGGTCGGCGCTGGACGGAGTCGCCACGCTGGGCATCACCGCCGGAGCGTCGGCCCCCGAAGTGCTGGTGGAGGAAGTCATGGAGGCCGCCCGCGCCCGCTACGCCGTGACCGTGGAGGAGTTGCGCACCGCCTTCGAGGACATCACCTTTAAGCTGCCGAAGCAGCTGCTGGACGGTGGCGCCCCTTCCCGTCCGGTCCCGGCGGACGCATAA
- a CDS encoding class I SAM-dependent methyltransferase produces MIRKIKTTVRLIRNLQRLPDIENDIQKLNTANGEIININNTLSEKLSILDNSLDHRFRKEILNAISSRLDIIENLQLSLARDLHEYTRPSSMHRENIRADWEESPYYDDWDNEKGLTGFWGEATPFFRLFSELDCDVVMDLACGRGRHSAQILQLRSPTALYLVDINKSNIAHCRKRFAGDARVHCFVNDGCKLSHIADNSLTAIISYDAMVHFEYDDVISYIKEFSRVLSPGGKALIHHSNNDRQPGNTYQENPHWRNFMSAPLFKHAAIRSGLNVVEQVLMDWGDSPMDKDLDCLSLLEKPAA; encoded by the coding sequence ATGATTCGAAAAATCAAAACAACAGTTAGACTCATTAGAAACTTGCAAAGACTCCCTGATATAGAGAACGATATTCAGAAGCTCAATACTGCCAATGGAGAAATAATAAATATTAATAATACATTATCAGAAAAATTGAGTATTTTAGACAATTCACTGGATCACAGGTTCAGAAAAGAAATTCTTAATGCCATTTCATCAAGACTCGATATAATTGAAAACCTTCAGCTTTCTCTCGCTAGAGATCTGCACGAATATACTCGCCCCTCAAGCATGCACAGAGAGAATATCAGAGCAGACTGGGAGGAATCTCCATACTACGATGATTGGGACAACGAGAAAGGCCTTACAGGATTCTGGGGGGAGGCCACCCCGTTTTTCCGACTATTTTCTGAGCTTGACTGCGACGTGGTCATGGACTTGGCGTGTGGACGCGGTCGTCATTCAGCTCAGATACTCCAATTGAGGTCGCCAACAGCGCTGTACTTAGTGGACATTAACAAAAGCAATATAGCCCATTGCCGCAAGCGCTTTGCTGGCGATGCAAGGGTTCATTGCTTCGTGAACGACGGGTGCAAGCTATCGCACATTGCCGACAATAGCCTGACAGCAATTATTTCGTACGACGCGATGGTCCACTTCGAATACGACGACGTCATTTCCTATATAAAGGAGTTCTCGCGCGTACTTTCCCCAGGAGGAAAAGCCCTCATCCACCACTCCAACAATGACAGGCAGCCTGGCAACACCTACCAAGAGAACCCTCACTGGCGCAACTTCATGTCCGCCCCACTTTTCAAACACGCGGCTATTCGCTCCGGTCTCAATGTAGTGGAGCAGGTTCTAATGGATTGGGGAGACTCTCCGATGGATAAGGATCTGGACTGCTTGTCACTCCTTGAAAAGCCGGCAGCATAA
- the gcvT gene encoding glycine cleavage system aminomethyltransferase GcvT, whose amino-acid sequence MTEASESPKKTPLHSLHLELKGKMVPFAGYDMPVQYPLGILKEHQHTRAKAGLFDVSHMGQVRLTGEDPAAALESLVPGDIKGLARGRMRYTLFLNEQGGILDDLMVTNAGDHLFLVVNAARKDHDVAHMRERLKGKAEVELLDDLALMALQGPEAAAVLGRFIPEAATMKFMSYLPATFNGIPVIITRSGYTGEDGYEISCDKSDAETIARALLAEDEVEAIGLGARDSLRLEAGLCLYGHDIDETTTPVEAGLEWALSKRRREEGGFPGYAIIKDQLANGAPRRRVGLQPEGRQPAREHTDVCDADGHKIGEVTSGGFGPTASAPVAMGYVDCAHAAVGTPVQLMVRGKPLAAKVAAMPFVPQRYYRG is encoded by the coding sequence GTGACCGAGGCTTCTGAGTCCCCCAAGAAAACGCCGCTGCACAGCCTCCATCTGGAGCTGAAGGGCAAGATGGTGCCCTTCGCCGGCTACGACATGCCGGTGCAGTACCCGCTCGGCATCCTCAAGGAGCACCAGCACACCCGCGCCAAGGCCGGGCTGTTCGACGTGTCGCACATGGGGCAGGTGCGCCTGACCGGCGAGGACCCGGCCGCCGCGCTGGAGTCGCTGGTTCCCGGCGACATCAAGGGGCTGGCCCGCGGGCGCATGCGCTACACGCTGTTCCTGAACGAGCAGGGCGGCATCCTCGACGACCTGATGGTCACCAACGCCGGCGACCACCTGTTCCTGGTCGTCAACGCCGCCCGCAAGGACCACGACGTCGCCCACATGCGCGAGCGTCTGAAGGGCAAGGCCGAGGTGGAGCTGCTGGACGACCTCGCCTTGATGGCCCTGCAGGGGCCGGAGGCCGCGGCGGTGCTCGGGCGCTTCATCCCCGAAGCGGCCACCATGAAATTCATGAGCTACCTGCCGGCCACCTTCAACGGCATCCCGGTGATCATCACCCGCTCCGGCTACACGGGCGAGGACGGCTACGAAATCTCCTGCGACAAGTCCGACGCCGAGACCATCGCCCGCGCCCTGCTGGCCGAGGACGAGGTCGAGGCCATCGGGCTGGGGGCCCGCGATTCGCTGCGCCTGGAGGCCGGGCTCTGCCTCTACGGCCACGACATCGACGAGACGACGACTCCGGTCGAAGCCGGCCTGGAATGGGCGCTGTCCAAGCGCCGCCGGGAGGAGGGCGGCTTCCCCGGCTACGCCATCATTAAGGACCAGCTCGCCAACGGCGCCCCGCGCCGCCGCGTCGGCCTCCAGCCGGAAGGCCGCCAGCCGGCCCGCGAGCACACCGACGTCTGCGACGCGGACGGACACAAGATCGGCGAGGTGACCAGCGGCGGCTTCGGCCCCACCGCCTCCGCCCCGGTCGCCATGGGCTATGTGGACTGCGCGCACGCCGCCGTGGGCACGCCGGTCCAGCTCATGGTCCGCGGCAAGCCGCTGGCCGCCAAGGTCGCTGCCATGCCCTTCGTGCCGCAGCGCTACTACCGCGGCTGA
- the gcvH gene encoding glycine cleavage system protein GcvH has protein sequence MTIKYTKDHEWVRVEGDVGTVGVSDHAQHQLGDVVFVELPDVGRQLTQGKEAAVVESVKAASDVFAPVSGEVIEANADLENDPSLVNAGAETTGWFFKLRLSNPSELDGLMDEASYKAFVEGQA, from the coding sequence ATGACCATCAAGTACACCAAGGACCATGAGTGGGTCCGCGTCGAGGGCGACGTCGGCACCGTCGGCGTCAGCGACCACGCCCAGCACCAGCTCGGCGACGTCGTGTTCGTCGAGCTGCCGGACGTCGGCCGCCAGCTCACCCAGGGCAAGGAAGCCGCCGTCGTGGAGTCGGTGAAGGCCGCCAGCGACGTGTTCGCCCCGGTCTCCGGCGAGGTGATCGAAGCCAACGCCGATCTGGAGAACGACCCGTCGCTGGTCAACGCCGGGGCCGAGACCACCGGCTGGTTCTTCAAGCTGCGCCTCAGCAACCCGTCGGAGCTGGACGGGCTGATGGACGAAGCCTCCTACAAGGCCTTCGTGGAAGGGCAAGCCTGA
- the gcvPA gene encoding aminomethyl-transferring glycine dehydrogenase subunit GcvPA has translation MRYLPLTEADRRSMLEAIDVPSVDELFRDVPEAARLSGPIKGLSNHMGELEVDRALSAMAGKNLPAGSVPSFLGAGAYRHHIPATVDHLVQRGEFLTAYTPYQPEVSQGTLQVLFEFQTQVSLLTGMDVANASMYDGATACAEAVMMANRVTRRKKAVLSGGLHPHYRDTTTTDARFIGFETVVMPPAPAGGEDLLAEVDGDTSCVVVQNPDVFGHVRDYTELGKACQAKGALLIVVVTEAVSLGLLTPPGEMGADIVAAEGQSLGNALNFGGPYVGLFAVKEKLVRQMPGRLCGQTVDADGRRGFVLTLSTREQHIRREKATSNICTNSGLCALAFSIHLSLLGEEGFTRLAEINHAKAVQLADKLAAVTGVEIVNGSFFNEFTVKLPKPAAEVVEALARRGILGGVPASRLFGGGLDDLLIVAATETNTESDMDAFATALAEVL, from the coding sequence ATGCGTTACCTGCCCCTGACCGAGGCCGACCGGCGCTCCATGCTGGAGGCCATCGACGTGCCGTCGGTGGACGAGCTGTTCCGCGACGTGCCCGAGGCGGCCCGCCTCTCCGGCCCGATCAAGGGGCTGTCCAACCATATGGGCGAGCTTGAGGTCGATCGCGCCCTGTCGGCGATGGCGGGCAAGAACCTGCCCGCCGGCAGCGTGCCGAGCTTCCTCGGCGCCGGCGCCTACCGCCACCATATCCCGGCGACGGTGGACCATCTGGTGCAGCGCGGCGAGTTCCTGACCGCCTACACCCCTTACCAGCCGGAGGTGAGCCAGGGCACGCTGCAGGTCCTGTTCGAGTTCCAGACCCAGGTCTCTCTGCTGACCGGCATGGACGTCGCCAACGCATCCATGTACGACGGCGCCACCGCCTGCGCGGAAGCTGTGATGATGGCCAACCGCGTCACCCGGCGGAAGAAGGCCGTGCTGTCTGGCGGCCTGCACCCGCATTACCGCGACACCACGACGACCGACGCGCGCTTCATCGGCTTCGAGACGGTCGTCATGCCGCCGGCCCCGGCCGGCGGTGAGGATCTCCTGGCCGAGGTCGACGGCGACACCTCCTGCGTCGTCGTGCAGAACCCCGATGTCTTCGGCCATGTTCGCGATTACACGGAACTGGGCAAGGCCTGCCAGGCCAAGGGCGCCCTGCTGATCGTCGTGGTGACGGAGGCCGTGTCGCTCGGCCTGCTGACCCCGCCGGGTGAGATGGGCGCCGACATCGTGGCGGCCGAAGGCCAGTCTCTGGGCAACGCACTGAACTTCGGCGGCCCCTATGTCGGTCTGTTCGCGGTGAAGGAGAAGCTGGTCCGCCAGATGCCAGGCCGCCTCTGCGGCCAGACGGTGGACGCCGACGGGCGGCGCGGCTTCGTGCTGACGCTCTCCACCCGCGAGCAGCACATCCGCCGTGAGAAGGCGACCTCGAACATCTGCACAAACTCCGGCCTGTGCGCGCTGGCCTTCTCCATCCACCTCAGCCTGCTGGGGGAGGAAGGCTTCACCCGGCTCGCCGAGATCAACCACGCCAAGGCCGTCCAACTGGCCGACAAGCTGGCCGCGGTGACGGGCGTTGAAATCGTCAACGGCAGCTTCTTCAACGAATTCACCGTGAAGCTGCCGAAGCCCGCGGCGGAGGTTGTGGAGGCTCTGGCGCGGCGCGGCATCCTGGGCGGCGTTCCGGCCTCCCGCCTGTTTGGCGGCGGGCTCGACGACCTGCTGATCGTGGCCGCCACCGAGACCAACACCGAGTCCGACATGGACGCCTTCGCCACCGCCCTCGCCGAGGTTCTGTGA